The window TCTTGGCGTAGAGGTGCCAATCCGGGAAGCAGGTGATCTCGCGCAGGCGCTCGTTGCCCTCCAGGGGCATCAGGAACATCCAGGGATCGCCGTAGTGGATCCAGATCGGCATGCCCAGGTCGCCGGCGTGGCCGAACAGCTCCTTGATCCGGGTGTCGTTCAGACGGGCGCGCTTGCCGTGGGTCTGCACATCCACGCCCAGGGCCTTGTGCACCTTGACCCCGCGCACGTTCAGCTTGCGGGCGCGATCCAGGTACTTGCAGGCTTTCTCGACCCAGCCCGGCTCGTCCAGCTTCCAGTCGAACGTGGTCAGGTTGACCACACGCTTGGCCAGACGGCTTTTCAGCCAGCCTTCCTCGACCTCGCGCAGGTACTCGTCCCAGTAGACTTCCAGCGAGAGGTTGATGATGTATTTGATCCCGGCGCTGTCCAGCACCTGTTCCAGCATTTCCATGTGCTTCGGGCTGGAGGGATAGCCGGCCAGGTGGCTGTGCCCGTCCACCGCGTCTTTCACTCCCAGCGCGGTTTCCGGGGCCCGCCAGTCGATGGCCGGGGCCTCCAGTTGAAGACGCGCCATGCGCTGGTAGCTCGAAACCTTTTTCCGAGTCTCGGCCGGGACCTCGACCCATTCCCAGCCCGGATATTTGGGCGCCTGCTCACCCCAGAACTCCTCGACCTCCAGTATTTCCTTCTCTGTCCGGTCGTCCTTTGCCGCCTCGATTTTAAGCACCTCTCATCTCCCCGCGCAATGTGTTACGGCAGAAACATGCCCCCCGTGAACACCGCTGTCGGGGGGACGACAATTAAGTATCATAATAATACGCAGGGGGATAAAAGGCAACTTAAAGGATTGGCCGGTCCGCGGGGGGATGTCCGATTGGGCTTGCCCCCCGGGACAGGCGGGCTTAATTTACTGAGCCAGAATCCGTTATTCGCCGTAAACTGAGCCAAAGGGGGCGGAGTATGTCGGTGGGCGTGCTGGTGGCCGCGCCGGGCTGGGTGGCGGGTGAGCATATCCGGGCTTTCCAGGCCGACAGCCGCAGCCACGTGGCGGCAATCTGGGCCGGGCGCGATTCCGAGAGAGCACGGGCCGCGGAGTATGCCAGACGGTTCAACCTGGACTGCGTGATTACGGACGATTACGAGGCCGCGCTGGCCCTGAGCGCGGTGCAGGCGGTCACGGTCTGCTCGATCAACTGTTTCCACTACGGGCAGGCGCTGGCCGCGATCCGCGCGGGCAAGCACGTGCTGGTGGAAAAGCCGGTGGCCCTCAGCCTGGACGAGGTGCGCCGTCTGGCCCTGGAGGCCGGACGTGCCGGAGTGCTCACCCACGCCGGGCACATCGTGCGCTATTACCCGGCGATCCGCGCGCTCAAAGGCCTGATCGAGCGCGGGGCGCTGGGTGCTGTCTACCACGCCGAGGCGGATTACTGGCACGCGCTCTCGGGCGGCTGGAAAGTGAAAAAGGACACCGCGGGCAGCGCCATGCTGATGGGCGGCATCCACGCCCTGGACCTGGTGCGCCACCTGCTGGGCGAGACCCGCAAGGCCGAATGGGTGAGCGCCGTGGCGAGCGGCCCGTTCCTGCGCCAGGATTTCGACTATCCGCCCAATGTCGAGGCCCTGATCCGCTACGAGGACGGGGCCACCGCGCGGGTGGGGGTGGGCCTGGAGGCGAACATGCCCTACGTGTTCCACCTTCAGGTCAACGGCAGCGGCGGCACGATCCGTCAGAACGGCATCCACTCGCCCGGGTTTTTCCCTGGAGTGAGCCGCTTCGTGGAGATACCCTCGCACTACCCGGATGACTGGGACGTGGCCGGGCACCCGTTCGGCGAGGAGGTGGCCGATTTCCTGGACGCGGTGGAGAGCGGCACGCCCTCCATGTTGGATTTCCGGCACGCCCTGGCCACCTACGAGCTTCTGGAGGCGATCGAGCGCTCGGCGGCCACGGGCCGTCCGGTGCGGCCCGGCTCGGCCGGGGATGTACCCCTGTGCATGCCGTTCTAACGAAAGCACACTTGCGGAGCGGGGATGAAAGTCGGCATACTGGAATTCCGGGACACCAACGGACGCTATCTCAAGGCCCTCCAGGCCTATGAGACGATCCTGGAGCACAACGGCATCGCCTGCGAGCGCCTGAGCCCCAGCGACCCGAGTCTGCTGGAGCGTGTGCGCGGCCTCGACCTGTTCATCGCGCGCTGGGGCCTCTACGACCATGACCGTCAGCTTGTGCGAAGTCTGCTCCCGGCTGTCGAGGAGCAACTGGGCGTAAAATGTTTCCCGGACCGCGCCACCTGCTGGCATTATGACGACAAGATCGGCCAGTGGTACCTGATGCAGGCCCGCGGGTTCCCGATGGTGGATACCCGCGTTTTCTGGGAGCGCCGGGCGGCCCTGGGCTGGCTGGAGCGCGAGGCCGAATACCCCCAGGTGTTCAAGCTCACCGGGGGGGCGGGCTCGCAGAATGTGCTGCTGGTGCGGGATGCCGCCCAGGGCAAGCGCCTGGTGCGGAGGATGTTCGGCCGGGGGATACTGCCGGGCGGGTTCCTGCCGGGAGGGGTGCGGCTGGCGCATTTCAACCTCTACCGTGAGCTGCGCCGCGCCGGGGGCGACATGCTGCGCCGTCTGCGCGGCCTGGATGCCTCCCCCTGGTGGGTCTGTCAGAAGAACTACGCCCTGTTCCAGCGGTTCCTGCCTGGGAACGAGTGGGACACGCGGGTCACGGTGATCGGCGGACGGGCGTTCGCTTTCCGTCGCCTCGTGCGCCCCGGCGATTTCCGGGCCTCGGGCAGCGGGCG of the bacterium genome contains:
- a CDS encoding amidohydrolase family protein — its product is MLKIEAAKDDRTEKEILEVEEFWGEQAPKYPGWEWVEVPAETRKKVSSYQRMARLQLEAPAIDWRAPETALGVKDAVDGHSHLAGYPSSPKHMEMLEQVLDSAGIKYIINLSLEVYWDEYLREVEEGWLKSRLAKRVVNLTTFDWKLDEPGWVEKACKYLDRARKLNVRGVKVHKALGVDVQTHGKRARLNDTRIKELFGHAGDLGMPIWIHYGDPWMFLMPLEGNERLREITCFPDWHLYAKNFTDRDAWQLHEDFFNLVESTPQTNYNAVHFANYPWDRIDEYFRILERTPNLYSDISGRMAETGRGKWLGHERDNRTAKTRELINRMPHKVIWGTDMLPTDKLYKVWSLYLRTTRKDIDYTFASFYPGQGDWLVDGLGLEKPVLEKFCRDVAKGLLGLD
- a CDS encoding Gfo/Idh/MocA family oxidoreductase is translated as MSVGVLVAAPGWVAGEHIRAFQADSRSHVAAIWAGRDSERARAAEYARRFNLDCVITDDYEAALALSAVQAVTVCSINCFHYGQALAAIRAGKHVLVEKPVALSLDEVRRLALEAGRAGVLTHAGHIVRYYPAIRALKGLIERGALGAVYHAEADYWHALSGGWKVKKDTAGSAMLMGGIHALDLVRHLLGETRKAEWVSAVASGPFLRQDFDYPPNVEALIRYEDGATARVGVGLEANMPYVFHLQVNGSGGTIRQNGIHSPGFFPGVSRFVEIPSHYPDDWDVAGHPFGEEVADFLDAVESGTPSMLDFRHALATYELLEAIERSAATGRPVRPGSAGDVPLCMPF